A DNA window from Taeniopygia guttata chromosome 8, bTaeGut7.mat, whole genome shotgun sequence contains the following coding sequences:
- the PTGER3 gene encoding prostaglandin E2 receptor EP3 subtype — MSPWQQRPPNGSAAGPGPRGNGTGRAAERGSAVSVAIPLTMMLTGVAGNALAMLLVSRSYRAKGSRRKRSFLLCIGSLALTDMLGQLLTSPVVISVYLSGRPWAAMDPSGRLCDFFGFSMTLFGLCPLLIASAMAVERALAIRAPHWYASHISPRATERGLAAIWAAAAAFALLPLAGLGRYALQWPGTWCFISAAGGSAFAAAFAALGLLSLAVTAAGNLATIGALLARCRAGPGSRWGRIATETLLQLLGIMCVLAACWAPLLVTMLRMAWEPAGGRCRGGQGWAPRRECTLPLTAVRLASLNQILDPWVYLLLRRMLLHQCRQAAGAVSRCPSADCGHRDRALSLAQEIRHTGTAV, encoded by the exons atgagcccctggcagcagcGGCCGCCCAACggcagcgcggccgggccgggcccgcggggGAACGGCACGGGCCGGGCGGCGGAGCGCGGCAGCGCCGTGTCCGTGGCCATCCCGCTGACCATGATGCTGACGGGCGTGGCGGGCAACGCCCTGGCCATGCTGCTCGTGTCCCGCAGCTACCGCGCCAAGGGCAGCCGCAGGAAGCGCTCCTTCCTGCTGTGCATCGGCTCCCTGGCGCTCACCGACatgctgggccagctgctcaCCAGCCCCGTCGTCATCTCCGTGTACCTGTCGGGCCGGCCCTGGGCGGCCATGGACCCCTCGGGCCGCCTCTGCGACTTCTTCGGCTTCAGCATGACGCTGTTCGGGCTGTGCCCGCTGCTGATCGCCAGCGCCATGGCGGTGGAGCGGGCTCTGGCCATCCGCGCCCCGCACTGGTACGCCAGCCACATCAGCCCGCGGGCCACCGAGCGCGGCCTGGCGGCCATCTGGGCGGCCGCCGCGGCCTTCGCGCTGCTGCCGCTGGCGGGGCTGGGCCGCTACGCGCTGCAGTGGCCCGGCACCTGGTGCTTCATCAGCGCGGCCGGCGGCAGCGCCTTCGCCGCCGCCTTCGCCGCGCTggggctgctgtccctggcGGTCACCGCCGCCGGCAACCTGGCCACCATCGGGGCGCTGCTGGCCCGCTGCCGCGCCGGGCCCGGCTCCCGCTGGGGCCGCATCGCCACCGAGacgctgctgcagctgctgggcatCATGTGCGTGCTGGCCGCCTGCTGGGCCCCGCTGCTG GTGACCATGCTGAGGATGGCGTGGGAGCCGGcgggcgggcgctgccggggcgggcagggctgggcgcCGCGCAGGGAGTGCACCCTGCCGCTGACGGCCGTGCGCCTGGCCTCGCTCAACCAGATCCTGGACCCCTGGGTGTACCTGCTGCTGCGCCGCATGCTGCTGCACCAGTGCCGCCAGGCCGCCGGCGCCGTGTCCCGCTGCCCCAGCGCCGACTGCGGCCACCGGGACCGCGCCCTCAGCCTGGCCCAGGAGATCCGCCACACCGGCACCGCAGTCTGA